The segment CACAGCGACCTGATGATCGGCGAGGTAGACGATTCGATCCGTGTAGCCAATCAGCGGTTGGGCATCACTGGCCAGGAAATGCTCGCCTTCGCCGACTCCGATTACCAGCGGGCTGCCGAGTCGCGCGGCAAAGATCGTTTCGGGTAAGTGGCTGAAGATGATCGCCAGACCGAACGTGCCACGCAGATGGGCAATGGCTTCTTTGATCGATTCGATTGCGATCTGGGTATCGTCTTTGTTTCCGTTGAGAGATCGGCGACGGTCGACGCATTGAGAAATGAGATGAGCGACGACTTCGCTGTCGGTGTCCGAAACGAACTCGTAGCCTTCTGTTTTAAGCTTCGAACGAAGCTCTGCGAAATTTTCGATCACGCCATTGTGGGCGATCGCCAGATTTTGAGCTCCGCCAATATGCGGATGGGCATTCGTCAGCGTTGCGGCACCATGAGTCGCCCAGCGGGTATGTCCGATTCCGATGCCAGCCGGGCACGGTGCGGCAGCGATCTCCTGAGCCAGCGTCGCAATTCGCCCGACTGATTTGGTTACGTTGAGTTTTTGTTTGCTGTCGATTGTCGCGGTTCCGGCGCTGTCGTAGCCCCGATACTCAAGCCGACGGAGGCCCTCAAGCAAAAAGTCCTGGGCAACGCGAGGTCCGATATAGCCGACAATTCCGCACATAATATTCTCGAAGGGTGGAGGTGATCCTGGTGCTACCAAATCGGCTCAACGGGCCGGTCTGGGGATGGAGGGGACACAATATTAGAAACAGATCGGCTATTTCGCCAGCCGATTCGATTTTGAGTCTGAAAATTCCGGTTTCAACCGCGTCGACGACAAAAAATCGCGTTATGGACTTTTGGTCAGACCTCTTCAGAGGCCGCCGCTTCCCGGTTCCACTTTACCAGATCGCTATAACGCAGGCCGAAACCGCCGAAGAGATCGAGTGCACTGCCGACCGTCACATCCAGCCTGCCCTGGCTGGCCGAATCAATTTGAAGCAAGTCATCCATGCAGGCAACGCCGCCGGCATAAGTCAGCTTTCGGTTCTCAAATCCTGACAGCAGCTCAACAAGCTCGCGATCCACGCCGTCGCATTTTCCTTCGACGTCGGCAGCGTGAACCAGGAATTCGCTGCAGTAAGGAGCCAGTCGTTCCAGCAGTTCGATCGAAACGTTGACATCAGTTACGGTCTGCCATCGATTGGTCGCCACACGCCAACCGCCTTCGGCGCGTCGGCAGCTCAAGTCAATCACGATTCGCGACGAACCGACTTCCTTGGCAAATGAGCGAACACGTTCCCAGTCCAGCGTCGGGCCATCGAACAGCCAGGACGTAACGATCACGTGGCTGGCTCCAGCCTCGATCCACGACTGGCCGTTTTCGATCGTGATTCCGCCACCGACTTGAAGACCACCGGGCCACTGCGAGAGTGCAGATCTGGCAGCGTCAGCATTGCCGGGACCAAGCATGATCACATGTCCGCCGACCAATTCGTCATCGCGAAACTTGGCGGCATACCACTGAGCCGGTTTCTCGGAGACAAAATTCTCCTGAAAGTCAGGCTGTTCAATTGTACTGCCAACGATTTGCTTGACCTTGCCGTGATGCAAATCGATGCAAGGTCGAAACCGGGATTTTGGGCGAGTCATGGCGCGAACCCGTCTTGAATAGGGAGACGGATATTGTAGCACCAATTGCCACGGTTTTGGAAAGGGGGTAGCGGCATCAACGAACCGCTGTGCGTTAAGTTGCTGGCTATTCGGTAGTTTGCATTGGCATCGTCGTTGCGATCGAAATGTTGGGAGCCAGCGGAGTTGCTGCATTGTTCCGGATCGGTTCAATCGATCGATTGAAGTATCGTCGGAACGTCACCAGCGCCGCCATTTCAGCAGAGCTGGCGATTTTCAGCTTTTCATAAGCCGTTCGGCGGTTCTTTTCGATCGTCTTGATCGACACCTCAAGGCGACGCGCCATCGACTTGTTGGGGACACCGTCAGTTGCCATCGAAACGATCGCCAGTTCGCGTTCCGACAGGTTCGCAAAGTAGCTTACCCGTTCCAGCATTCGGCACAGATTGGTCGACCACCAGATAGATTTTTCAATCGCATCAATGACGGCCTTTTGCGTATACGGATATTGGATGATCGAAACGGATTCGACCAGTTGAGGCAGGGATTCAGGACTGTCCGTTTCGGAATTGCAGCGATCAAGCACAACAATCGGCAACCACGGAAAACGCTTTCGAGTTTTGGCAACCCAATCTGGCACGTCGTCAGAGAGGGATTCAGCGCCCGCAATCATGCATACCGGAGTCATTTGATCGACGGCTCTATCAACCGCCGCCGCGCATTCGCTTTCGTGCTTCAGGCTGACAACTGTCAGACCATCGAGTGCCATGCGAACTGGTTCTTCCACCAGAAAGCGGACATTGTCTCCGCCAAGTAAAAACAGTTTCCCACTGTCAGATGTCTGTTGTCGCATGCTCATCCCAACTCGTTAATTACTTTGAAAGATGCGTTGAACAGAATTGCCGATGTTGCTATTGGTCCATTTCCCAAAGCACCTGTAACACCAGGGCAAACCTACTCGCCTCACCTAGTAATTGAAAAAAGGAAGCGGCAACGCAAAACAAACTGGAAAAAAAATGGCAGGCTCAATAACAGGCTGGTTGGATTCAGTTCGTCAGGGAAATGACGAAGCTGCGAAGAACATCTGGGACCGTTGGTTCGATCGACTTTGCGCAAGGGTTTCCCCGCATTCAGGCCATCTGCGGATACATGACAACGAAGATATCGCTTCAGATGCGTTTGCAGATTTCTTTCGCGCGCTGCGAGAAGGGAAATTTAGCGCGCTGCGAAACCGTTCCGAGATCTGGAAGCTTCTGGCAACCATCGCGGTTCGGAAATCGGCGGCAAGCTATCGATTCGAACAGGCCCAGCGCCGCGGCGGCGGGCAGAAGGTTTATTCGTTCGAAGAAATGAAGCAGCACTCGTCGGGAATGACGGCGCCACGAAAGCCGGTGACTTCGAACACGATCGAAGAGCTGATTCAGACCATCCGAATCAAGAATCCGATTTTGGCGCAGGTTGCCAGAATGAAGATTGAATGTCTCGACAATCAGGAGATCGCGAACGAGCTCAACTGCTCGGTTCGTCGGGTCCAATACATGGTGAAAGATCTGGAGAATGAAATTCTTGGTCGGAATTCGATTCTCGAGGCGTCGTAGCGAATCGACCTTAAAAAGTGCTGGCGCACAAAAAAAGCGGCAAGGCCCCTTTTTGGCTTCCTAGCCAACCCTTGCCGCCAAGCTTGCTCGTTGCTCCCCAGCACAAGCAAGCTGCGAAAGCATAGGTCGCTGGGGCAGCGAGTCAAAGGACTTTCCCGCAAAATGGCCACGAACAATCTCGCTCGATAAAAACCGGTGTTTGTCAGTTGGCTGCCGCAAACCCGGGGCTCTGAAAAGCCATTTCCGCGGCCCTCGCAGGCTCCGCTACCTCAATGTCCGTGTCCGCCGGAAAAACTGAAGGTGGATTCAACGCTTCAGGAACGGAAGAAACTGACCTAGGTGGAAAATTTCGCGTGGGTTAGATTTTACCGGCATACGCAACGTGCACGCCAGGAAGGCAATACCGCTACGGAGTATGCAATGAAGTTAAAGGAGTTGACCGTCGAGTTGTCAGGGAACGACAACGCCCGCGTCCGGTCTATAAATATCGGGCCGCTAACCGACGGTCTCAATTTTATCTACGGCGAACGTGGTGCCGGAAAATCAACGATTCGGAATCTCGTCAGCGATCTACTGCTCGATTCCTGCGAGCCAGGTGCACCGCAGCGCACTGCGGTTGGCTGCAATTCGATCGGAATCGTTATTGAATGTGAGTCCGGACGCTATCGGATCACTCGCGATGCGGCCGGAACGCTGAACTCGACCCGAATCGGCACCTCGAATGGATCTCGACTGTCCTACGATTCGGCGCATCATGCCGTTCAGCTAAATCACGATATCGCCGATACGATGTCCTTTGTCGCGTTCCGCAGTTCAAATCAGCGGCAGGAGCGACTTCATTCGACGCTGATGAATCGTTTCCACGTGCCACTCGGGCCCGACGCCGCGATGGAGAATCAGGAAACTCCTCACCTTCGCCAGCAGCGTTCCGACGCACATGAGCAAACAGAATTGCTGCGCAGCGAACTGGTGCGACTTCAATCGCAACGCGCATCCATTGAGTCCGAACCGGTTCAGTTTTCAGACATTGATTCCAGCGAACTTGATCGACAGGTCGCCAATCTGACCACGCGTTTGGCGGAACTTGATCCCAACCGGATTCGCCTTGAAATCGATTCGCTTCAGCAGGAAGCCTCGCGGTTGCGACTGGAAATTAGCAACGCAAATGCAACGACGACAGAAGTCGTCGAGAATCAGGAGCCCTCTCGCTATCTGGCGACACTGTATCTGCTGTTGGACGAAGTCGAGCAACAGATTCGCGAAGTTCGCGCCATCCAATCCAACGTTCAGCGTCATCGCGTTCGTCTGAAAGAAGAAATGGAGATGCGAAACAGCCTGACGGTCGATGAATCCAATCATCCGTATCATCGGGCTCGGGAAATTTTGCGTCAAATCGAGGGCCGAATCGACAACGCGGATACACGCGGTGATCAGTGGCTGGAAGACCACGGGACTGTCGACGCTCAACAGGTTTCCCGGTTTCTTGACGAAACATGCCGGTCCGTTCGCGACGATTTGCAGTCGCTTTGTGATGAGCTATCGAATCAATATCGCGAGCTTCGAAACCGTTCCGCGACCATCGAGCTTAAAGAGCTGCGCCACAACTTCACGCACCTGTCTGAGCTTATCCAGCAGATCCTTGGCCGACGAGAGGCTATTGTTCGCGAGATTCGAATCGCAGATCCGCCCGGCGGCGAAGCGATTGATCGGGCGGCACCAGATTTCTGTCAGCTCGCCGTGACGTCAGGCCACTTGATGGCTCGTCAAAAGTTCGTTGGCCCGGTTGTCGATTCAGCAGGTCTCCGCAAACCGGTCGTGACGCAGGACACGTCGCTGCAGCAACAGCAGCTTTCAGCGCTCGAGAACCGGCTGGCATCGTTGCAGTCGTCTCTGGGTATTGCGGATACCGAGTCCGTCAAGATCTCTCGTGAAATTGAAGAACTGAATTTGCGAAGGGCCAGTCTGTCGACTTTGTACCTGACGCAAAAGCACGAAAGAATTGCTCATGTCGACGAACAGATTCGCAGCACGGAATCGCGTCTGTTGGCATTGGCGGAGCGACTGCAGCAGTTGCCTCAGCGTATCGCGGCACCGCATACTTTGTTGGTCACCGCTGGCAATATCCTGCAACATTTGACCGGAGGAGACTATCTTCACGTCTGGCTTTCTGCGGACCGTGGCGTTTTCGAAGTCCGGGACCGTCAGCTGAAATCGCATCGGGTCGACGACATTCCGGAACGCGGACTTTCGCAATTGGTGCATCTGTCGCTGATCCTTGCGGCCAACGAAAGTGATCCGTCGCTGCGGACTCCACTGATTCTTGACGACCTGTTTGCTGATCTGCAAAGCACGCGAATCGATCGCACGCTGGATAGTTTGTCACGATGGAGCAGGCAGAATCTGCAGCAGGTCATTGTGCTGACTCAGCATCGTTTCCTTTCCGATCGCCTGCCCGACGTTTCGGTCTGGGAGATTGAGCCCGAATCGAATTCTGCACATTGGCGACCAGCCACTCAGGAAACGTTGAGCCATATCGACGGTGTGGCTCCGACCAGGGTCGAGGAGATACAGTCCTGGGGGCAGCAGGAAGCAGAAGTTTACGTTGGCGAGTCAGTCGCCGAGTACCCGCGCAGCCCTTTGCCACGTCCGTATCCGCTATCCAAGTATCCACGTACCAGCGATCGTGACCGATCCGGCGAACTTGAACAGTTTGAGCAGTACGAGGTGTTTGCTCCGCATGAGTTTTCGACTCGAGTTGTCGCGTCCAGCCAGATTGGCTCAGTGCCCATCGATCCGATTCGCAAAGCGGCCGTCGTTTCGCCATCGGTTGTTGGCGATCCCTTGAACGTTGCGTCCATCAATGAGTCGACTCGAATTGATTCGATTTCGCTATTCGACAGCGTTCAGCTGCGATGTCTTTCTGACTGCAACGTCAACACTGTCGGCGAGTTCCTGATGCTGGATTCCGAGATGGACGACGCTGAATTTGTCGCGTGCTATCTGACGGGCGAATCACTGGAGCATCTACAGGCTTCTGCATGGCTGATGAGTTGGGTGCCCGGACTTTCGGCAAACGATGCTCAGGCACTTGTCGCTTGCGGCATCCTCGATCCAGAACATTTGCTGACTTCCAACATCGACACGCTGTTCGAGCGAGTGTCCCGATTCCTGCGGTCTCCCGATGGGCGTCGTTTCGGTTCCTCAAATCGATCGCTTGACCGGGAAACGGTTCAAACGTGGCAGGAGCGTTTGCGAAACAACCGCAACTATCGACATCAAAGCCGTCCGCGTTCGTCGTCAAGGCGTTCTGGTGTCCGGCGCCATGCGTTGCGTGCCTGGAGTCCAGGTGATCGCTCGAATTCACGTTCCAATGAACGGGCTTACAGTGACCAATCGGATCGCGAGCGTTCTCCGATTCGCAAGACGAACGAACGGGAAGCAATGCCCGCAAGAAGCCCCCGGATGCGGACGCCTGAACCCCGAGAGCCTCGCAAACCTGTTCCTCCACTTGCTCCTCGCGAAAGACGCAGTCCGCGGAAGCCGGATGCAGTTCGGCACTCTTCGGGACGGCAGTCGTTGACGGCTCGAGACAACGCTCGATCCGCGGTTGCGAGCGATTCGAGGAACTCTCGCGACGGAAACACTGCGAGTCGCGCCAGCGAAACGGACAGTTCAAAATCCAGCAAGACAACGGATTCGCCAAAGCTTCGGTTCTATCTTGATTTGACCGACCATATTGAGGCGGCTCCATCGATCGGGCCAAAGACGGGATCTCGCTTTGAAGCCATCGGTGTTCACACGATCGCGGACTTTCTGAAGATCACTGCGGAATCTCTCGCCGAGAAGCTGAACTACAAACGGCTTAGTGCAAAAGTGATTCGCCAATACCAGAATCAAACGCGTCTGGTGTGTCGAATCCCGAACCTTCGTGGTCACGATGCGCAACTGTTGGTTGGCTGCGGAATTTTCGAAGCAGAAGAACTGGCATCGATGCGACCGGAAACGCTGTTTGCGAAAATCGCTCCGTTCTCGGATACCAAAGAAGGGCTGAAGATCATTCGCAATGGTAAGAAGCCTGATTTGGCAGAAGTCACGGACTGGATTTCGTTCGCCCAGCACAATCGATCGCTGCAGGCAGCATAGGTGGCGGCATAAAAAATGACCGGTCACCCAAGAGGCGACCAGTCATCATTTTGTTTCTGCCTAAAAGGGAGACTTAGTTGTCTTCTTCAGGAGCAACGTCAGTAGACTCAGCGGCTGCTGGAGGCTCGACGACATCCGAAGTAACGGTGCCGGCGTCCGAAGGAGATGACTGAACTGTCTCTCCAGTTTCAAGAATTGTTTCGCCTGAAACGATCGCGCCATCAACTGGAAGCGACTCAGTAGTCACAACAGTTCCTTCAACAGGAACTCCGTACTGCATTGCAGGAGCAGCCATGACAGTTCCGCCACAGCAGCTGCTCATTGGAGCAGAGATGACAGGAGCGCTCATCACTGGAGCCGAAACAACGGCAGGTGCAGGAGCTGGAGCCGTAGCAACGCCACCACAGCAAGGAGCTGGTGCTGGTGCCGGAGCTGGTGTGCCACAGCAAGGAGCTGGAGCAGGTGCAGGTGCTGGAGTGCCACAGCATGGAGCTGGAGCAGGAGCTGGTGCCGCGCAACATGGTGCAGGAGCTGGTGCTGGAGCGCAACAGGCTGCGTTACGTCGACCCAATACTCGACCTTTGAAAAGCTGAGCCGTCGCGGCTTCGCTAGCCATGCTGACGACGGCGACGACTGTAAATACAGACAGTAGAACTCGATTTTTTGACACGTGTTGGACTCCCAAAATCGGTTTAAGTCACCCGGATCTATATGGTGACGAAGAATCCGCTCCGGTCGGGTCTGACCAGGCGGTAGAAATTCAACCCCTCAGCGTGACGCATAGTTGTGTAAACTTCAAGCAGCCAACAAGGTTTTTTCCGGGACTTCGAGGCAATTTGAACAGCAAGCGCCCTGAGCGGCGTTTTCGTGCGTCAAAAGCGCATAAACTATTGACGCGGTCTGTGAGCTGTTTGATAAAAGACGGAATAACGCCCATTTTCGACAGGAATCTCTGCTTGAACACCACCGCTCTGAAGATTGAAATCGCCGACCAACAGCAGCTGAAGGTCAATTTCGATCCGCTGATAAAGATCGCGTCAGCGATTCTCGACGACCACGGGGTTTCGAAAGGCGAACTGAGTATCGCGCTGGTCGATGACCCGACCATCCGGGAGCTTAACAATCAGTACCTGCAACACGATTGGGAAACCGACGTCATCAGTTTCGTGCTGGACGAGGGCGAAGGTTGGCTGGCTGGTCAGTTGATCGTCAGTACCGATACGGCGATGCGGATCGCGAAAGAAGTCGGCTCGACGGTGGAAGCCGAGTTGGCTTTGTATGTGGCCCATGGAACGCTGCACCTTGTCGGGTTCGACGACCTCGACGAAAATTCCGCAATCGAAATGAAGGCTGCGGAGAAAGAGTATCTGCAGTTGTTCTCTATCGAATGCATTAATCGAGAGGCGTGAGCTTGCTGTACGCTTGGCTAACATTCGCAGGACTCGCAATCACGACGCTGGCTTCGACCGCCAATCGTTGTCTGTACGACATCGCGTGGCACGAGCTGGAAATGCTCTGTCAAAAGTACAAACGCGAAGAGCTCTTCGGGCGTATCCTCGACTTGCGCGAACAGCTTGAGTTCGGCGTTGGAATTTTGCAGGCTGTCGCCATCTCGCTGACCGCCTGTTTCGCTTACATCTGGCTGATGGGAGACATGTCGACCGCCGGTGTTTCGACGTTCAACATGGCGTGCCTGTTCATACTGGTTTCGTTTGCCCTCGTCGCCTGCTCAGTTTGGATCCCGTGGGCCGTTGCGAAAATTGGCGCCGAAAAGTATCTGTATTTTACGTGGCGTTGGTGGTGGCTGGTTTCTGTCGCTTCCTGGCCGTTGCTGATCGGAGGAAAGTTTGTCGGCACGGTGTTTCAACGCGCAAGTGGTACTGAAGATGACGAGGAAGATGAAGAGGATGCGTTTGAAGAAGAAATCCTGTCGATTCTTAGCGAGGCAGAAAATGATGGAGTCGTGGAGGCGGAACGCGCCGACATGATCGAGGGCGTGATGGACCTTGATGACTTTGATATCACCAAGGTCATGACGCCGCGTTCGCGAATCGATGCTTTGGACGTCTCAAGTTCCTGGGAGAAGATGTTGAAGTTCGCTGTCGATTCAGGGCGGACTCGAATCCCGGTCTTTGAGGAGAAAATCGACAACGTGCTGGGCGTGCTGTTTGTGAAGGACTTGCTGAGCGAGTCGCTGCGGAATGAGAACAAACGTCGCCCGCTACGGAAACTGTTACGCGAACCGATTTTGGCGCCCGCAGCAACCAAGCTGGACGAAATGTTGAAGACTTTCCTCGCGGGTCGCATGCACATGGCGGTCGTGACCGATGAGTACGGTGGTTTGGCGGGAGTCGTTACGATTGAGGATATTCTCGAAGAGATCGTCGGTGAAATCGAAGATGAAACGGACAGTGCGCCTCCTCAACCGTTCAAAGTCATCAACATAAATGAGGCCGAAATTGCTGCTGAGCTTCCGATCGACGAACTCAATGAAAAACTGGGCCTGACGTTGCCGGAAGAAGAGGAGTACGCGACGGTTGGCGGTCTGCTGATGGCCCAGAACAATCGGATTCCCCGCGTCGGTCACGAAATAGAAATCGACGAGATCAAGTTCATCATTCTCGAAGCCAACCGCCGATCTATCCGACGGGTTCGAGTCGTGACGCCCACTGAGTGACCCGAAGGATGACCAACCCTGTCACACCGTTTGGGATTTGTTGACCATTCTGATGAGATCACTCTTCGTTTGGCTGGCGTGGTGGCAAATTTTACTCTGTCGGCACGCGATAATACTTGCTTAGTCTCACAACGCAGAACCCGATCAGCCCGGCGATGAACACAATGGTGCTAATCCAGGTCGCAGTCGAGTTGAGCCCTTTCTCGTCGACGTTGGCATCAAGGGTCAGCCAATAAACGACCATCAGAAAAACCGCCGTGCCTGCCGCAATCCAGGCCATCATCGATGCGGTTTCCCTCAAGGTACGATCTCGCCGACTTTCCGCCAGCCAGTATTCCCGGTTTGGGATGTTGATCATCGATGTCGGCAAGACGCGGATCAGGTAGCCCACGCCCAGCATCATCGCAGCGACTCCGACTTGTGTCGCCAGCATGACGGCAACGAATCCAGGCTTGGACATCCAGCCGTTCGCTTGCCCGCCAGGGCCAAAATGTGAAGCGACTCGGGCCGGCAGTTGGTCCCAATAAAAGAAGGCGAGCAATGCTGTACCGACAAGAGCAGATGCGAGCATGGCCCATGGTACCAGCCGGGTCATGACGGATCTCCGAACGCTTTCTTGCTCAGCCAGACAACTACCAGGCCTGTTGCCGCAATCGGTGCGCCTTCAAATGTCGTCCACCACCATGGCATGCCTGACGTGACATCAATGCCGATCATGACGACTCCGATCACGAAGTGCAGCCATCCGAAAACAGGCATCAAGTCCGCATGTTTTTTCACGTTTCGCCCGCAGATAAACATCAGGGCACCGTGGATTCCATAAAGCATCGACGTTGATCGAGCGAGATAAAAAGTGATCGGTGCATCTGGTAGTTCGCCGAGCCCCAGCCATTCGTGCATGGACGCCATTTGCTGAGGCGGCAGCAGCATAAACAGGAAGGCCACCATCAGCCCGCAACCGACGATCATCATCAGCCATGAGAGAACTTTTTCTGCGTTCATGTTGAGTTGAACTCCGCTTGGGTAAATTGGCGCGCATCGCATGGGCATGCCGTCCAACTGTTGAAGCCACCGTAGAGCAATCCGCACACGAACCGACTACTCCTTCTTCCGCCGCCACTTTTTCTCCGGGCCGGCTTTCTCTGACAGGCTCTTCGTGTCCACCAGCATCTCAACGCCCGAGGCTCCCAGCAATTCCTGCAACCTGCCGCAAAGCTGCTCGCTAACTTCGATCTTGCGATTCGAATCGAGCTGAACTCGCATCCCGTCTTCCAGCACCAGTTCAATCTTCAGTTGCCGATTCCCGGGATAGCCGCGGATGATTTCGTAAGCTGTTTTCAGTCCGTCGTGGCCGTGCATGTTCTGGTCGATCATAATTTTGATCCCCGTCGTCATCGTCGAACCAAGGTCATCGATCGGCACCATCTTGTCCACGATCAGGTTCGGCTCGTCTCCGCGATAATCCAGTTTTCCCTGGACCACCACAACCGCATCCGGCTTGATGACTTCGCTGA is part of the Mariniblastus fucicola genome and harbors:
- a CDS encoding DUF1648 domain-containing protein, with protein sequence MTRLVPWAMLASALVGTALLAFFYWDQLPARVASHFGPGGQANGWMSKPGFVAVMLATQVGVAAMMLGVGYLIRVLPTSMINIPNREYWLAESRRDRTLRETASMMAWIAAGTAVFLMVVYWLTLDANVDEKGLNSTATWISTIVFIAGLIGFCVVRLSKYYRVPTE
- a CDS encoding LuxR family transcriptional regulator, with product MSMRQQTSDSGKLFLLGGDNVRFLVEEPVRMALDGLTVVSLKHESECAAAVDRAVDQMTPVCMIAGAESLSDDVPDWVAKTRKRFPWLPIVVLDRCNSETDSPESLPQLVESVSIIQYPYTQKAVIDAIEKSIWWSTNLCRMLERVSYFANLSERELAIVSMATDGVPNKSMARRLEVSIKTIEKNRRTAYEKLKIASSAEMAALVTFRRYFNRSIEPIRNNAATPLAPNISIATTMPMQTTE
- a CDS encoding hemolysin family protein; amino-acid sequence: MSLLYAWLTFAGLAITTLASTANRCLYDIAWHELEMLCQKYKREELFGRILDLREQLEFGVGILQAVAISLTACFAYIWLMGDMSTAGVSTFNMACLFILVSFALVACSVWIPWAVAKIGAEKYLYFTWRWWWLVSVASWPLLIGGKFVGTVFQRASGTEDDEEDEEDAFEEEILSILSEAENDGVVEAERADMIEGVMDLDDFDITKVMTPRSRIDALDVSSSWEKMLKFAVDSGRTRIPVFEEKIDNVLGVLFVKDLLSESLRNENKRRPLRKLLREPILAPAATKLDEMLKTFLAGRMHMAVVTDEYGGLAGVVTIEDILEEIVGEIEDETDSAPPQPFKVININEAEIAAELPIDELNEKLGLTLPEEEEYATVGGLLMAQNNRIPRVGHEIEIDEIKFIILEANRRSIRRVRVVTPTE
- a CDS encoding ECF-type sigma factor, with protein sequence MAGSITGWLDSVRQGNDEAAKNIWDRWFDRLCARVSPHSGHLRIHDNEDIASDAFADFFRALREGKFSALRNRSEIWKLLATIAVRKSAASYRFEQAQRRGGGQKVYSFEEMKQHSSGMTAPRKPVTSNTIEELIQTIRIKNPILAQVARMKIECLDNQEIANELNCSVRRVQYMVKDLENEILGRNSILEAS
- the ybeY gene encoding rRNA maturation RNase YbeY, translating into MNTTALKIEIADQQQLKVNFDPLIKIASAILDDHGVSKGELSIALVDDPTIRELNNQYLQHDWETDVISFVLDEGEGWLAGQLIVSTDTAMRIAKEVGSTVEAELALYVAHGTLHLVGFDDLDENSAIEMKAAEKEYLQLFSIECINREA
- the hisA gene encoding phosphoribosylformimino-5-aminoimidazole carboxamide ribotide isomerase, producing the protein MTRPKSRFRPCIDLHHGKVKQIVGSTIEQPDFQENFVSEKPAQWYAAKFRDDELVGGHVIMLGPGNADAARSALSQWPGGLQVGGGITIENGQSWIEAGASHVIVTSWLFDGPTLDWERVRSFAKEVGSSRIVIDLSCRRAEGGWRVATNRWQTVTDVNVSIELLERLAPYCSEFLVHAADVEGKCDGVDRELVELLSGFENRKLTYAGGVACMDDLLQIDSASQGRLDVTVGSALDLFGGFGLRYSDLVKWNREAAASEEV
- a CDS encoding DUF4332 domain-containing protein → MKLKELTVELSGNDNARVRSINIGPLTDGLNFIYGERGAGKSTIRNLVSDLLLDSCEPGAPQRTAVGCNSIGIVIECESGRYRITRDAAGTLNSTRIGTSNGSRLSYDSAHHAVQLNHDIADTMSFVAFRSSNQRQERLHSTLMNRFHVPLGPDAAMENQETPHLRQQRSDAHEQTELLRSELVRLQSQRASIESEPVQFSDIDSSELDRQVANLTTRLAELDPNRIRLEIDSLQQEASRLRLEISNANATTTEVVENQEPSRYLATLYLLLDEVEQQIREVRAIQSNVQRHRVRLKEEMEMRNSLTVDESNHPYHRAREILRQIEGRIDNADTRGDQWLEDHGTVDAQQVSRFLDETCRSVRDDLQSLCDELSNQYRELRNRSATIELKELRHNFTHLSELIQQILGRREAIVREIRIADPPGGEAIDRAAPDFCQLAVTSGHLMARQKFVGPVVDSAGLRKPVVTQDTSLQQQQLSALENRLASLQSSLGIADTESVKISREIEELNLRRASLSTLYLTQKHERIAHVDEQIRSTESRLLALAERLQQLPQRIAAPHTLLVTAGNILQHLTGGDYLHVWLSADRGVFEVRDRQLKSHRVDDIPERGLSQLVHLSLILAANESDPSLRTPLILDDLFADLQSTRIDRTLDSLSRWSRQNLQQVIVLTQHRFLSDRLPDVSVWEIEPESNSAHWRPATQETLSHIDGVAPTRVEEIQSWGQQEAEVYVGESVAEYPRSPLPRPYPLSKYPRTSDRDRSGELEQFEQYEVFAPHEFSTRVVASSQIGSVPIDPIRKAAVVSPSVVGDPLNVASINESTRIDSISLFDSVQLRCLSDCNVNTVGEFLMLDSEMDDAEFVACYLTGESLEHLQASAWLMSWVPGLSANDAQALVACGILDPEHLLTSNIDTLFERVSRFLRSPDGRRFGSSNRSLDRETVQTWQERLRNNRNYRHQSRPRSSSRRSGVRRHALRAWSPGDRSNSRSNERAYSDQSDRERSPIRKTNEREAMPARSPRMRTPEPREPRKPVPPLAPRERRSPRKPDAVRHSSGRQSLTARDNARSAVASDSRNSRDGNTASRASETDSSKSSKTTDSPKLRFYLDLTDHIEAAPSIGPKTGSRFEAIGVHTIADFLKITAESLAEKLNYKRLSAKVIRQYQNQTRLVCRIPNLRGHDAQLLVGCGIFEAEELASMRPETLFAKIAPFSDTKEGLKIIRNGKKPDLAEVTDWISFAQHNRSLQAA